In one window of Pseudodesulfovibrio sediminis DNA:
- the mnmA gene encoding tRNA 2-thiouridine(34) synthase MnmA: protein MIIAVAVSGGMDSLLSLALLKEQGHDLIAVHGHFLPPNPAWQSVIEGLTKACDILGVPFHALDLHKEFDCRVVAPFVKDYRAGLTPNPCAMCNPRMKFGVLFDAARQLGADRLATGHYVSMVAREQGRMLVRGADMTKDQSYFLSLVPIENLRQAEFPLAETLKKDVLEILAKHGLTPPIPSESQEICFVPDDDYQAFLLERGPMPEGGPAILPDGTIVGEHKGLWRHTQGQRRGLGIAWTEALYVLDKDVHSNTLIVGPKSALQSGGCVAGQVNLMSPMDAWPEIVMVQTRYRQKAKPSQVKLVGGSLRFEFLESHTRPTPGQVAAVYTEDGMVLGGGIIEKPLPL, encoded by the coding sequence ATGATAATCGCCGTGGCCGTATCAGGTGGCATGGACAGCCTGCTCTCACTGGCTCTGCTCAAGGAGCAGGGGCATGATTTGATTGCTGTGCACGGTCATTTCCTGCCGCCCAATCCTGCCTGGCAGTCGGTGATCGAGGGATTGACCAAAGCGTGCGACATCCTTGGTGTGCCATTTCATGCTCTTGATTTACATAAGGAATTTGATTGTCGGGTGGTGGCCCCATTTGTGAAGGACTATCGTGCCGGACTGACACCCAATCCGTGCGCCATGTGTAATCCACGCATGAAATTCGGGGTGCTCTTTGACGCCGCTCGCCAACTCGGTGCAGACAGGCTGGCAACCGGACATTACGTCAGCATGGTGGCGCGGGAGCAGGGGCGTATGTTGGTGCGCGGGGCGGATATGACCAAGGATCAAAGCTATTTCCTTTCCCTGGTTCCCATCGAAAACCTGCGGCAGGCAGAATTCCCTCTGGCTGAAACCTTGAAGAAGGATGTCCTCGAAATTTTGGCCAAGCATGGTTTGACGCCGCCTATTCCCAGCGAGAGTCAGGAGATATGTTTTGTGCCGGATGACGATTATCAGGCCTTTCTGTTGGAGCGAGGTCCCATGCCTGAAGGCGGCCCGGCGATCCTGCCGGATGGGACGATCGTCGGTGAACACAAGGGATTGTGGCGGCACACGCAGGGGCAACGGCGCGGGCTTGGCATTGCGTGGACAGAGGCGCTTTATGTCCTGGACAAGGATGTGCACTCCAATACGCTCATTGTTGGCCCCAAATCAGCATTGCAGTCCGGCGGGTGTGTGGCCGGGCAGGTGAACCTCATGTCTCCCATGGATGCATGGCCGGAAATCGTCATGGTGCAGACGCGGTACAGGCAAAAGGCCAAGCCGAGCCAGGTGAAACTGGTTGGCGGCTCGTTGCGGTTTGAATTTCTGGAATCACACACGCGTCCCACACCCGGGCAGGTTGCAGCGGTCTATACCGAGGACGGCATGGTGCTGGGAGGCGGGATCATAGAGAAGCCCCTGCCGTTATAG
- a CDS encoding tetratricopeptide repeat protein, whose translation MSDQEHGEAEHGIIRDGAEKIKGVFSTQTVAKVGTGTTQRKTIQKTYWDAEELDNGQISIQPLNKNYVPSGPKRNIERDDFLTKFNPEPEFYVSTVFPAIKEMDGAIVRGEKHRERGAAYSAEFEYQQAMDIDEENVRANFGLGLTYLDRGDQVKANDIFERLVDLEAAFDVEHKHLFNDFGINMRKNKMYDQALQYYLRAEGLVQNDEHLFHNIARCYYEKGNVEGCKEYLIKSLEVNPKLEASLQFWEFLKGQGLVKADEGPNLSSEPANETPPETEEEESPQTDSGSSSAPINLD comes from the coding sequence ATGTCCGATCAGGAACACGGCGAAGCAGAACACGGAATCATCCGTGATGGTGCGGAAAAAATCAAAGGTGTTTTTTCCACTCAGACGGTTGCCAAGGTTGGCACCGGCACTACGCAGCGCAAAACGATCCAGAAGACATACTGGGACGCCGAAGAACTTGATAACGGCCAGATTTCCATCCAGCCTCTGAATAAGAACTATGTTCCGTCCGGTCCCAAGCGTAATATCGAGCGCGACGATTTCCTGACCAAATTCAATCCTGAACCCGAATTTTATGTCTCTACCGTGTTTCCGGCCATCAAGGAGATGGATGGCGCGATCGTGCGTGGCGAAAAGCACCGCGAACGTGGTGCGGCATACTCTGCTGAGTTCGAATATCAACAGGCCATGGACATCGACGAAGAGAACGTCCGTGCCAACTTCGGGTTGGGATTGACCTACCTCGACCGTGGAGACCAGGTGAAGGCCAACGATATCTTTGAGCGGTTGGTCGATCTGGAAGCTGCCTTTGACGTGGAGCACAAGCACTTGTTCAATGATTTCGGCATTAATATGCGTAAGAACAAGATGTACGATCAAGCTCTGCAATATTATCTTCGAGCTGAGGGACTGGTACAGAACGATGAGCACCTCTTTCACAACATCGCCCGTTGCTACTATGAGAAAGGCAACGTGGAGGGATGCAAGGAATATCTGATTAAGAGTCTGGAAGTGAACCCCAAGCTTGAAGCGAGCTTGCAGTTCTGGGAGTTTCTCAAGGGACAGGGACTGGTGAAAGCGGACGAGGGGCCGAATCTCTCCTCTGAACCCGCGAATGAAACGCCGCCCGAAACAGAAGAGGAAGAAAGTCCTCAAACCGACTCCGGTTCTTCTTCGGCCCCCATTAATCTGGACTAA
- the gatA gene encoding Asp-tRNA(Asn)/Glu-tRNA(Gln) amidotransferase subunit GatA, producing MSELYTKTLTEIAEQLQSGAVTSAEAVKNCLGRIETTEPQVKALITVLGEDALKQAEAMDADGPDASRPLWGVPIVLKDLLAAKGTKTTCASKILENFVPFYDATAVVKLKEAGAIIIGKANMDEFAMGSTTENSAFMTTRNPWDNERVPGGSSGGSGATVAAGQCFGALGTDTGGSIRTPASFCGIVGLKPTYGRISRFGLIAYGSSLDQIGPMARSVEDAARMLQVMAGYDPKDSTSVDVDVPDYLAALGRENLDGVKIGLPKEYWGEGLDEEVEVALKAAIAKAEQLGATMVPLSLSLTDYAIATYYIIAMAEASSNLSRFDGVRFGHRNKDAEELIDMYTSSRTEGFGDEVQRRIIMGTYVLSSGYYDAYYNKAAKVRRLLREDFEKAFEQCDLIAGPVLPTVAPKVEDEMTPLQMYLIDIFTVSANLAGIPGMSLPVGLGKDSGMPVGLQLMGPAFSEADMLSVAECLEKNLEPMPLAQL from the coding sequence ATGTCTGAACTCTATACAAAGACTCTCACAGAGATAGCCGAACAGCTCCAGAGTGGTGCCGTGACCTCTGCCGAGGCCGTAAAAAACTGCCTGGGCCGCATCGAAACCACTGAGCCGCAGGTCAAGGCGCTTATCACCGTTTTGGGTGAAGATGCGTTGAAGCAGGCCGAGGCCATGGACGCTGACGGACCAGATGCATCCAGGCCGCTGTGGGGTGTCCCCATCGTCTTGAAGGATCTGTTGGCCGCAAAGGGCACAAAGACCACCTGTGCTTCGAAGATTCTTGAAAATTTCGTTCCCTTTTATGATGCGACAGCGGTTGTCAAACTCAAGGAAGCGGGAGCCATCATAATCGGCAAGGCCAACATGGACGAATTCGCCATGGGGTCCACCACCGAAAACAGCGCCTTTATGACGACCCGCAACCCCTGGGACAACGAACGTGTGCCGGGTGGCTCTTCCGGTGGCTCCGGGGCCACGGTTGCCGCAGGTCAGTGCTTTGGCGCGCTTGGTACCGACACAGGTGGGTCAATCCGCACCCCGGCTTCATTTTGCGGCATTGTCGGTCTCAAACCGACCTATGGCCGTATCTCCCGTTTCGGCCTTATCGCCTACGGGTCTTCCCTTGACCAGATCGGTCCCATGGCCCGCAGTGTCGAGGATGCCGCCCGTATGTTACAGGTCATGGCCGGATACGATCCCAAAGACTCCACCTCGGTGGATGTTGATGTTCCTGATTATCTGGCCGCCCTTGGCCGTGAGAATCTCGACGGCGTGAAGATCGGTTTGCCCAAGGAGTACTGGGGCGAAGGGCTGGACGAGGAAGTCGAAGTCGCTCTCAAGGCAGCCATTGCCAAGGCTGAGCAGCTTGGTGCCACCATGGTTCCCCTGTCCCTGAGCCTGACCGATTACGCTATCGCGACCTACTATATTATCGCCATGGCTGAGGCGTCTTCCAACCTGTCCCGTTTTGACGGTGTCCGTTTCGGTCATCGCAACAAGGATGCCGAAGAACTGATCGACATGTATACGTCCAGCCGTACCGAAGGGTTTGGCGACGAGGTACAGCGCCGCATTATCATGGGTACTTACGTCCTCTCCAGCGGATATTATGATGCCTACTATAACAAGGCCGCCAAGGTTCGTCGTCTCCTGCGGGAGGATTTTGAAAAGGCGTTCGAGCAGTGTGATCTCATCGCCGGTCCGGTGCTGCCCACCGTTGCGCCCAAGGTTGAGGACGAGATGACGCCGTTGCAGATGTATCTCATCGATATCTTTACGGTCTCCGCCAACCTGGCCGGTATTCCCGGTATGAGCCTGCCCGTGGGGCTCGGTAAGGACTCCGGCATGCCTGTGGGCCTTCAGCTCATGGGGCCGGCTTTCTCGGAAGCGGATATGCTTTCCGTGGCCGAGTGTCTGGAGAAGAATCTGGAGCCCATGCCGCTGGCACAGCTGTAG
- the pyrF gene encoding orotidine-5'-phosphate decarboxylase has protein sequence MAELVVALDFKDAESALDMARTLAGSAPWMKVGLELFTAEGPMVVRELKGLGYKVFLDLKFFDIPNTVQGAVRSAVRSGADMVNIHALGGERMAKAAMEGCAEGVESGAQPPMVLAVTMLTSMAAGDLPVDNAPAPSEMALDLAVKAKQYGLNGVVCSGLEVQRIKAACSNDFVCLTPGIRPADSEAGDQRRVVTPAQAVRSGSDFLVVGRPITQAVSPKDAALAIMLEMEQAG, from the coding sequence ATGGCTGAACTGGTAGTTGCGCTTGATTTCAAGGACGCCGAGTCCGCACTGGATATGGCCCGGACTCTTGCAGGATCTGCCCCGTGGATGAAGGTTGGTCTGGAGCTGTTCACAGCCGAAGGACCGATGGTTGTCAGGGAACTCAAGGGATTGGGATACAAGGTCTTTCTCGATCTGAAGTTTTTCGATATCCCCAATACCGTACAGGGTGCAGTCCGGTCTGCTGTCCGGTCCGGTGCAGACATGGTCAACATCCATGCTCTGGGTGGAGAACGCATGGCAAAGGCCGCCATGGAAGGGTGTGCTGAGGGCGTCGAGTCCGGGGCGCAACCGCCCATGGTGTTGGCCGTGACCATGTTGACCAGCATGGCTGCCGGAGACCTGCCGGTGGATAATGCGCCCGCTCCATCTGAAATGGCCCTTGACCTTGCTGTAAAAGCCAAGCAATATGGACTAAATGGAGTGGTTTGTTCCGGGCTTGAAGTGCAGCGAATCAAGGCTGCATGCAGTAACGACTTCGTATGTCTTACTCCGGGAATCCGTCCTGCCGATTCCGAGGCCGGAGATCAGCGGCGGGTTGTAACGCCTGCACAGGCCGTGCGGAGTGGCTCGGATTTTCTGGTGGTGGGGCGTCCAATCACCCAGGCTGTATCACCCAAGGATGCCGCATTGGCGATTATGCTGGAGATGGAGCAGGCCGGATAG
- a CDS encoding DUF370 domain-containing protein, with protein sequence MQKQGLLNVGFGNFVVLDRVVSIVNPSSAPMRRLREDARAEGRLIDATQGRKTRAIIVTDSNHVVLSAIQAETIGQRFSADEGE encoded by the coding sequence ATGCAGAAACAGGGATTACTCAATGTCGGCTTTGGAAATTTCGTGGTCCTCGACAGGGTCGTGTCCATCGTCAACCCCTCAAGTGCGCCCATGCGTCGCCTGAGGGAGGACGCCCGCGCCGAGGGCAGGCTCATCGACGCCACACAGGGGCGCAAGACCAGAGCGATCATTGTCACGGATTCAAATCATGTGGTCCTGTCCGCCATCCAGGCAGAGACTATCGGTCAAAGGTTCAGCGCAGATGAGGGGGAATAG
- a CDS encoding tetratricopeptide repeat protein, translating to MTQTNTICKKRKVALPALVAVTLLTVMLMLSACNSTVGVGMGSSGTRVGVGVGNGRSGVGIATGGFGVSLNSYGDFLRNGPNEAYDTNKLGVKALNESKYQAARELFEITLENYPNHPDATYYLGITLIYLEEREAGFSLLKQYKDSNNYRMYTEVQKSAAYLEKKPELTPEKIHRVLNKNRSDGYKADQEQRWELRSGDL from the coding sequence ATGACGCAAACGAATACCATATGTAAAAAACGAAAAGTAGCCCTGCCCGCTCTTGTGGCCGTCACACTCCTGACCGTGATGCTCATGCTGTCCGCGTGCAACAGCACCGTGGGCGTCGGCATGGGGAGCAGCGGAACGCGTGTGGGCGTCGGTGTCGGCAACGGTCGGTCCGGCGTGGGCATAGCCACCGGTGGCTTTGGCGTGTCCTTAAACTCCTATGGAGACTTTCTGCGCAACGGGCCGAACGAGGCATACGACACCAACAAGCTCGGCGTAAAAGCCCTCAACGAGAGCAAATATCAGGCGGCTCGCGAACTGTTTGAGATCACGCTGGAGAACTACCCCAACCACCCTGACGCGACCTATTACCTCGGCATCACCCTCATCTATCTCGAGGAACGGGAAGCAGGCTTCTCCCTGCTCAAACAATACAAGGATTCAAACAACTACCGCATGTATACGGAAGTACAGAAATCCGCAGCGTACCTTGAAAAAAAACCGGAGCTGACGCCTGAAAAAATTCACAGGGTGCTGAACAAAAACCGCTCTGACGGTTACAAGGCCGACCAGGAACAACGCTGGGAGCTGCGCTCCGGCGACCTATAA
- a CDS encoding DUF4416 family protein, with protein MSTPTIPDPGQLIISVLSSQWDAFWPDLLHELEEAYGPADTVTELFAFDQTAYYDAELGTPITRRLVGFTGLRPLDELADIKQFTNSLEVRQSAEGNRLFNLDPGFITLQSLVLATGKNFSHRIYLKAGIWADLTLIWQKKQWVDFPWTFPDYAGEEMKSRLTKLRQSYRNKLSKPQT; from the coding sequence ATGAGTACGCCGACGATTCCTGATCCCGGACAACTGATCATATCGGTTCTGAGTTCGCAATGGGACGCTTTTTGGCCTGACCTGCTGCATGAGCTTGAAGAGGCGTATGGTCCGGCTGATACAGTGACAGAGCTCTTCGCCTTTGATCAGACCGCGTACTATGATGCTGAGTTGGGAACGCCCATCACTCGTCGGCTTGTCGGTTTCACAGGATTGCGTCCATTGGATGAGCTGGCAGACATCAAACAGTTTACCAACTCTCTGGAGGTCAGGCAGAGTGCTGAGGGAAACCGGCTTTTCAATCTTGATCCCGGTTTTATCACGCTACAAAGCCTGGTTTTGGCCACAGGAAAGAATTTTTCGCACCGGATATACCTTAAAGCGGGAATCTGGGCTGATCTGACATTGATTTGGCAGAAAAAACAGTGGGTTGATTTTCCCTGGACTTTCCCTGACTACGCGGGGGAAGAGATGAAATCCCGGCTGACAAAATTGCGTCAGTCGTATAGAAACAAGCTGAGCAAGCCGCAGACGTAA
- a CDS encoding HDOD domain-containing protein, whose protein sequence is MDQSKIQNFLKELPQMREDLPFSPEILQQLFVQTSGYSYASLEDVGVTLSRDQGLTTRILSLANSAYYGLQAEVQSVPRAAAVLGMSEIRNIVLALGVNGLAKAYDMPEEFTLEAYWLHQFKVGAVAKELSRITDIGKPDNLFTAGLLHDIGKLITALKRPFDWAAIQDLAETDDMQDNEAEEAYWGMDHAVVGALVLNSWDLPVNLVEPVNWHHSPALAPQHSGEATLVSLANAVVHVMEDPDSAYMVRVEDLCHDMDVEFDDLMEFAEELVESDDIEQFVKTLS, encoded by the coding sequence ATGGACCAGAGCAAGATTCAGAATTTTCTCAAGGAATTGCCCCAGATGAGGGAGGACCTTCCCTTTTCCCCGGAAATACTCCAGCAATTGTTCGTGCAGACCAGTGGATACTCCTATGCTTCTCTGGAGGATGTCGGGGTGACTCTGAGCAGGGATCAGGGCTTGACCACGCGTATACTCAGTCTGGCCAACTCCGCCTATTACGGGCTTCAGGCCGAGGTGCAGTCTGTGCCGCGTGCGGCGGCAGTGCTTGGCATGTCGGAGATCCGCAATATTGTGCTGGCCCTGGGGGTCAATGGGCTGGCCAAGGCCTATGACATGCCGGAAGAGTTCACGTTGGAAGCATACTGGCTCCATCAGTTTAAAGTGGGCGCCGTTGCCAAAGAACTTTCCCGCATCACCGACATTGGCAAGCCGGATAATCTTTTTACCGCAGGGCTGCTGCACGACATCGGCAAGCTGATTACCGCCTTGAAGCGACCGTTTGATTGGGCTGCCATCCAGGATCTCGCAGAAACGGACGATATGCAGGATAATGAAGCCGAAGAAGCATACTGGGGCATGGACCATGCGGTGGTCGGTGCTCTGGTCCTCAATTCATGGGATCTGCCGGTCAATCTGGTGGAGCCGGTCAACTGGCATCATTCTCCGGCTCTGGCGCCGCAACATTCGGGTGAGGCAACGTTGGTCTCTCTTGCCAATGCGGTGGTTCATGTCATGGAAGACCCTGACAGTGCCTACATGGTGCGCGTTGAAGATCTGTGCCATGACATGGACGTTGAATTTGATGATCTGATGGAATTTGCCGAAGAGCTGGTCGAGTCTGATGACATCGAGCAGTTCGTAAAAACACTCTCCTAA
- a CDS encoding MiaB/RimO family radical SAM methylthiotransferase: protein MITFYTATLGCKINQYESQAIGEAWAANASEGRASEVSDPTKANLILVNSCAVTANAVADLRQTVRRFHRDNPQAEIIITGCAAQVMPDELAQLPGVVRVVRQEDKPQLLSGPQGQASAGEKPRFAPFSISGYGRARAVVKVQDGCSHHCTYCIVPLTRGKSVSRPVNEVVDEVDRLLAAGFREFILSGINLRHFGRDLDGKPDFWDLVARLDTEFGLNWVGRARFRISSVEPGQLNDKALAVLSNASMVCPQLHLSLQSGDPVVLKAMGRGHYSPQSALQFMERLAEFWPVIGLGADLITGFPGETEEQFENTMALCRALPLTYGHVFPYSERPGTRAVELPDAVDVPIRKERAARLRKLVNAKKQAFLESLLAIPHLDVLVQDDKGRGVSEYYAACRFISLPENAEPRSLVRARPVKLEKHVLLVEPLENA, encoded by the coding sequence ATGATTACCTTCTACACCGCTACCCTGGGGTGCAAGATCAACCAGTATGAGTCTCAAGCTATAGGTGAGGCCTGGGCCGCCAATGCGTCCGAAGGGCGCGCCAGTGAGGTGTCCGATCCCACAAAGGCGAATCTTATTCTGGTCAACTCCTGTGCTGTCACCGCCAACGCCGTGGCCGACCTGCGTCAGACCGTGCGCCGTTTTCATAGAGACAATCCGCAGGCCGAGATCATCATCACCGGCTGCGCGGCGCAGGTGATGCCCGACGAATTGGCCCAACTGCCTGGAGTTGTCCGGGTGGTGCGTCAGGAAGATAAACCCCAGCTGCTGAGCGGCCCGCAGGGCCAGGCCTCTGCCGGAGAAAAGCCCCGGTTCGCACCGTTTTCCATATCTGGATATGGCCGCGCCAGAGCCGTCGTCAAGGTGCAGGATGGCTGCTCCCATCACTGTACCTACTGCATCGTGCCGCTTACACGAGGCAAATCCGTCAGCCGTCCGGTCAATGAGGTGGTGGATGAAGTTGACAGATTGCTGGCTGCCGGGTTCCGTGAATTCATACTGAGCGGCATCAACCTCCGTCATTTTGGTCGTGACCTCGATGGCAAACCCGATTTTTGGGATCTGGTGGCCCGACTCGATACCGAATTCGGGCTGAACTGGGTTGGCAGGGCGCGTTTTCGTATTTCATCGGTTGAGCCGGGGCAGCTGAATGACAAGGCGCTTGCCGTGCTTTCCAACGCCTCCATGGTCTGCCCCCAGCTCCATCTGTCTCTGCAAAGCGGTGATCCGGTGGTGCTCAAAGCCATGGGGCGCGGACATTACAGCCCGCAATCCGCACTACAGTTCATGGAGCGTTTGGCGGAATTCTGGCCGGTAATCGGTCTGGGAGCAGACCTTATTACCGGGTTTCCGGGCGAAACAGAGGAACAATTTGAGAATACCATGGCCTTGTGTCGTGCTTTGCCATTGACATACGGGCATGTTTTTCCCTATTCCGAGCGACCCGGAACGCGTGCGGTGGAGCTGCCCGATGCAGTGGATGTTCCGATACGCAAGGAGCGGGCGGCTCGATTGCGGAAACTGGTGAATGCCAAGAAGCAGGCCTTTTTGGAAAGCCTTCTTGCGATTCCGCACCTTGATGTTCTGGTTCAGGACGACAAGGGACGTGGCGTAAGCGAGTATTATGCCGCCTGCCGTTTCATTTCCCTGCCAGAGAACGCAGAGCCGCGTTCGCTGGTGCGGGCGCGACCGGTCAAGCTGGAGAAGCACGTCCTCCTCGTTGAACCGCTGGAGAATGCATGA
- the gmk gene encoding guanylate kinase gives MSQDDHTFRLGEVLVVCAPSGTGKSTLINMLREEFPDFGFSVSYTTRAPRGEEQNGREYNFVTREQFVAMRSRGDFCEWAEVHGNFYGTATKPVEAMLDAGRDVLFDIDVQGAKQLKKTFYKGTYVFLLPPSREELVARLEGRGTDSAESISKRLTNASGELSQAKWFDYWVVNDDLELAYQELRAVYLAGRCKPSLRPGILGNIMKTWEDDG, from the coding sequence GTGAGCCAGGACGATCATACATTCAGGCTGGGCGAGGTCCTCGTGGTCTGTGCGCCCAGTGGAACCGGCAAGAGCACGCTTATCAACATGCTACGGGAAGAGTTTCCGGATTTCGGTTTTTCGGTGTCCTACACGACCCGTGCCCCGCGTGGCGAGGAGCAGAATGGGCGCGAGTACAATTTCGTGACCCGCGAACAGTTCGTTGCCATGCGTAGTCGCGGTGATTTCTGCGAATGGGCAGAAGTGCACGGCAATTTTTATGGAACGGCGACCAAGCCTGTGGAAGCCATGTTGGATGCCGGGCGAGACGTGCTTTTTGATATTGACGTGCAGGGCGCGAAGCAGCTCAAGAAGACATTTTACAAGGGAACATATGTGTTCCTGCTGCCTCCGTCCCGCGAGGAGCTGGTGGCCAGACTGGAAGGACGCGGCACGGATTCAGCCGAGTCCATCTCCAAACGGTTGACCAACGCATCCGGTGAACTTTCTCAGGCAAAATGGTTTGACTACTGGGTGGTCAACGACGATTTGGAGTTGGCGTATCAGGAATTGAGGGCCGTGTATCTGGCCGGGCGGTGCAAGCCGTCGCTGCGTCCTGGTATTCTTGGTAATATTATGAAGACATGGGAAGACGATGGCTGA
- a CDS encoding YicC/YloC family endoribonuclease codes for MPVSMTGFGRFETNEDAWTHVWEVKSVNGRYLDVKWRMPGYLRSLENGWEKIVRTYASRGRVDVSLNLEVLDSGILGMTFNETMANAMFEQMEKLATSRGESFSPDYNRVLGMSALWRDNGSEPDPGLTESLTSGLEAALKDWVDSRGVEGDAMVTDLTSRLETLRDLTEKVKVRIPEILEAKKTALRQRIVDMLDAANAEFSEDRMLQEVAYLTDKLDVSEELTRLDAHLDRLDEVLASEGNVGKKLDFLVQETFREINTCGNKAQDTAVSRLVVDFKAELERCREQVQNIE; via the coding sequence ATGCCCGTTAGCATGACCGGTTTTGGCCGGTTCGAGACCAATGAAGACGCCTGGACTCATGTCTGGGAAGTAAAATCAGTCAATGGCCGCTACCTCGACGTCAAGTGGAGAATGCCCGGCTACCTTCGCTCCCTGGAGAATGGTTGGGAAAAAATCGTCCGCACCTACGCCTCGCGTGGTCGGGTGGATGTCTCCCTGAACCTTGAAGTGCTGGATTCCGGCATTCTCGGCATGACCTTCAACGAGACCATGGCCAATGCCATGTTCGAGCAGATGGAGAAGTTGGCCACAAGTCGTGGAGAGTCTTTCAGCCCCGATTATAACCGAGTACTCGGTATGTCCGCGCTGTGGCGCGACAACGGCTCCGAGCCTGATCCCGGCCTGACGGAGAGCCTGACCAGCGGCCTTGAAGCCGCCCTCAAGGATTGGGTGGATTCCCGTGGAGTGGAAGGGGACGCCATGGTGACTGATCTGACCAGCCGTCTGGAGACCCTGCGCGACCTTACGGAAAAGGTGAAGGTACGCATCCCTGAAATACTGGAGGCCAAGAAAACGGCGCTGCGTCAGCGTATCGTGGATATGCTGGATGCGGCCAATGCCGAATTTTCCGAAGACCGGATGTTGCAGGAAGTGGCCTACCTCACGGATAAGCTCGACGTCTCCGAAGAGTTGACCCGTCTGGATGCGCACCTGGACCGTCTGGACGAGGTGCTGGCTTCCGAAGGCAATGTGGGCAAGAAGCTCGACTTTTTGGTGCAGGAGACATTCCGCGAGATTAACACCTGCGGCAACAAGGCACAGGATACGGCAGTCAGTCGGTTGGTCGTGGATTTCAAGGCAGAGCTTGAGCGGTGCCGTGAACAGGTTCAAAACATCGAATAA